The genomic region CTATTCATCTTTCAAAACCCCCTTTGGTTTCACCATCTGTCTTTCCCAGAATGAGCTCTCAAAACCAGAGCCTTGTGATTTTTCTTGTGACCATTTGACAAGTTCccagactgaggcccagagcagccaGGCTACTCCTGAGGTCTTTCAGCATCCAGCTCCTTCTTCCTCTACCTGCCCAGTTCCTGGGCCTGGCTCTCAGGCCCGGCCAGTCCGGCTGAGGAGCGTGCAGACACAGGCGGTATCAATTCGAATCCATCGCCAGCCCACACGGCCCTGGGCATCAGTGGTCAATGCCCGCACATAGGACTGCTTGGCCTTACACTCAGACACCCAGTGCCTCCGGTCCACACCCCGGcagcctcctccacccccaccagggCCACCTTCCCCAGCGCTGGCAGCCTTGCAGCGGGTTTCAAAGAAGTACTGGCGCAGGGGACTGCCACCAGCCGCAGGCACCTCGCCCAGCACCTCCACCTCGCGCCCACGCAGGTCCACAGCAGTCCGGCGGTCTGTCACCCAGCCGCTGACTGCGTCACACACGGCCAGCTCTCCACGGCGACTGGCTGGTGCTGTCTCGCTCACCCCTCGCCGGCTGCGGTTAGCTGGGCTGCCGGCTGGCTCCCCAAAGGCCCCAGACTCCAGCAGAAAGAGCAGAGGGGGCCCCGTGGGAGTACCCCTGGACAGGGCCACCCGGGGGGACAAGAGGTCCCACTCAGGGGCTGGAAAcgggggcaggggtgagggtggggggtggggctccATCGGGACACTGGGGAGGAGGAAAAgcaggaggatggggagggagcctgAGGGGTGGGGGAGCATCTCGCTGAGCACCTGAGGGTAGAGAGAGGGAAGCTCGAATTAGGAGGATGATAACTTCATGGGGGGACACATGGCGACTCCAGGGGCATCTGCATGACAGAACCACAGGTTCAAGAAGCTTGGAGGACTCCTATACTTTAGGACTTTGATAATGCCCAACCACTATATTAATCATAATTATTCTACTATGAGTATTAATAATAGCCACTAAAGGGGGAAatacaggctcagagaggctagtAACTTGTACCAGTTTACACAGCCAGCAAATGCCAGAGGTGGGACTCAAAACATGTCCTAGCAACTCCACTCTGCCATCTTGCCTCTACAACCCCAAGGAACCCTATGTCCTGCAGCCTGGATGAGGTTTGAAGTTCCAAAATTTCTGAGAACGGTCATGCCCTGGAATTccagggagacccaagttcagctTAAAACTGCCTGTAAGAAGGTAAGACACTTCCTCCCAGGTGAGGCTTTGGTTTCCCTGTCCATGAAACTGGGCCAGGGCTGGGAGATGCTGGTGGGGGCATAGATGCTGCACTTTCTCTAGAACATTCTGGAAGCCTGTGGGTTCTGGGAAATGACTGAGAAGCAGTGCGTGGTTACCGGACCTGTCAGCACCTCCTCCACCTCCGAGCTCTGGGGCTGGGGGCCCCCAGGCTCCGGGGGGCCCCTGTTGGGGACACAGGTGGCCCCCTCCTTCCTGACATCtcaggagagggagggggcagcCACCTAGAGGAAGAAGGGAACAAGCAGGTTAGACAGGCAGGGGGGGAGGGGGCCTGAACCCCTGAACACTCCACTTCTCAGTGTTCCTCTGAAAGTGTAGGGGGCCAAGAGTCAAGGCTGCAGCCCCTCCCAGAGGCCCCTGCTCTGCCCAGGTGATGGCTCCTGGATGGAAAGCagatgaggggaggagaggggaggggaggggagaggctgagGATGAAGGAGGCTGGAAAAGATTACATCCTCCTCAGCCCATTCATCTCGCagacggggcgggggcggggctggccTGGACACCCGGGTCCCCGAGGGCCCACGCTTAAGAAGCCCTGGGTCCCCCTGGCTGCTTCCTGGAATGTTCTCTGCTCACAGGACAGGCCAGGGCCCGTTCAAGACGTCTACTGCACATACCTGGAGTGGCTGCCTGCCCTGGCTGGGAGATGGGGAAGTGAGAAGGGGAAAGTGTGAAGAGGTGTACAAGCTGACCCAGCCAGAGCCGGGAGCAGCGTGGGTTCCCAGCTGCTTCCTCCCTCAGACCGGGAGTCCTGGTTCCCAGGTGCCTTCTCCCTCAGACCTGGAGTCGTGGGTGCCAGcggcccccaccccatcctttgCAGGAGTCCAGGCTCTTGCCCTCTCCTCGCTCAGACCCCAAAGCCCCGCGCCCCAGCTCTCTCCTTCAGGAACACAGGTCGCCAGCTGCCTCCCTCAGATGCAGGAGTCAGGCGCCCCAAACCCCTCTTCCCTCGGACCCAGGAGTCCAGACCCCCAGTCCCGTCCTCCTTCAGACCCGAGAATTCTGGGGTCCAAGCCCATCCTTCCCAGGCACTCAGAAGCGCGGACTCCCCGGCCCTTCCTCTCCCGGAAAGTTTAAGCCTGGGGGTCGGGACTCCTGAGACCGCGCTGGGGGTCGCGGGCTGTCCGTCTCAGACGCTTccctcctgcctcagtttcctccgccaagccccgcccccgccggccccgcccccgtcccTCCCTACCCGGGGGCCGGGCGACCCGGACGCCGGAATCCCGGGGGAGGAGGCGCGGAGGCGCTTACCTGGGGCGCCCTCCTCGGCTCCCCCGGCCGTCTCCCGCGCGGCGGCGGCTCCTCCTCCTGCTCGCTGGCTGTAGGGACGCCCGCTCGCCCGCCGGCTCCTCGCTGCACACGCTCCGGAGGGTCCGggtcgggggcgggggcggggcggcgcccGACGGCGGAGGAGGGGCCGGGGGATCCCGCCTTCCACACGCGTGCCGAGACCTCGGAAGCAGGCCTGGCTCGCTCAGCCCTCAGCCCGCCTCAGTCCCAGGAGGCCAGGCgccagcccccacctccctcccttcaAACTCGGGAGCCCGGGTCcgcagccccctcctccccgcgGACTCGGACTCGGGAGTCCGGATCCGCACCCCTCCTCCCGCAGACGCCGGGAGTCTGGGCCCCCAGCTTCCTCCTCCTTAGGACCCCCCCAGCCCTTCATCCTCAgctccagccccctcctcccgcaGACCCAGGAGTCCAGACCCCAAACCCCCTCCTTCTTCAGACCCAGGAGTCCAGACCCCCAAGTCCCCTCCTCCCTCAAACCCAAGAGTCCAGACCCCAAAACCCCCCCTCCGCAGACCCAGGAGTCTGGGCCTGAGATTCCTTTGCATTCTCTTGCCAGTTCAGTGTCAATCCCCGGGCAGATTCCCACCCTCTGCTCTCATCCCCGAGTCTCTCAGGATCTCCAGGCCAGACATTAACCAGCTGGGCTCAGGGAGTGATAAGGCCCCGAGGCCCGGGGAGACGGTAGATGCGGGGGTCTCTCCCACATAAGTCCTCTCTGCTGGAATTTCCTGGGtggggactggggagagggtCTTGTCCTGAGTTTCAGATAAGAGAAATTCAAGGTATTCTAGGACTTGGAGACAGACAAAGATATGGTTTGGGAACAGAATGACCTGCCTGGAGAAAGTGAATAGTGACAGATGAAGGGAGATGgggagaagaaaaggggacaggctcccagagagagagggagacacacacccagagagagagaaggcagagacCCAGAGAAGGGACAGACACAccgaggaaaggaagagaagcccaGAGAAAGAGAGACCTTAAGACAGATGGAGATTCAGGCAGGAGTTAAGAGTCCCCCGCAGACTTAACTGCTTCACCCCTCCCCTGGAGCTATTTTCAGAAGGGAAACTGACACCTgccttggtgtgtgtgtggggggggcagGGGTCATCCCATACCCCTCCCCCAGCCTAAATATAGCATGGCAAGGTGGCAGGAAGGGTGTCCCCGGATTAGGGTGTTCCCCTCACCGCTCCCCATCCCGGGCCGAGGAGACGTAGAAGGTGGCTGCGATTGTttattggggtgggggaggggctctgCCCACAGGAGTGTCCATTGGAGTCACTTCCcagacctccccaggctccccccATCCCTAAGTCCCCTACCTGCCCCACCCCCTACCAGAAGTCTATGGAACTTCCATTCTCCGATGGGGTAGTAGGGGTGAGTTGGCAGAGGGATGGAAGTTTCCGTCTCTTCCTCTCTCCGggtctctgtctccctctgtctGGGTCCCTGTCCCCTCTGTGTCCCCTGTCCCTCCCGTCTGGATCTCTGGCCCCTCCTCTCTGGTGTCTGCCCCCTTCTCTGGGtctttgccccccccccccctccccgccaggccgctgccctcttctctcctcctctcccttctccccttggGTGTCTCTGTCCTCTGTTCAcatgtcttttcttctttgggtCCCTGTGCTGGGCTCCGTGCCTGCCTTGTGTCTGTCACTGCGATGGGGAGAGGGGGGTCTGTCtccatttctgtctccaaaaGTGCCTTTCCCTCCCTTTCGGAGAGAAGTGTTAAATTATTTAAAGGTTACATTATTTTCGACCTTTATCAAACGCTTCCCACAAGCTGTACCTGCTTCTATCTCTCTGTGTAAAAAGGTGCTTGAATTAAATCAGGGCTTTCCAAACTGAATTTGTTAGCCGCAGACCAAGTTACCCAGAGAGATTCCATAAATGGTAGGTTCCCCTCAGACCAGTTCAAACCCTCTGATGTGTCACACTGATGCTAACTAAGATTTCATTTGAACAGAAAagaaaggggtggggggtgggggggtctctagctaaaaataacaacaacaagtcTCTGTAAACCACTGGGtggattttaataaattaatacaaGTACTTTGAATTAATacaagtacctggcacataggaagCCCTATATGTGTTAGTGATTTCaccgtcctcctcctcctccaaatgCCCTTTTAGTACTGAATGATCTCTGACCTTGGGTAACCCcctcccctctgagcctcagtttcctcatttgtgagaAATGAAGCTGTTAAGTTCCGGTGCTGATCAGCAGGCTGATGGGGACACGTGGGGTCAGGCAGCAGGCCACAAGtcctgccccccctcccccaactggAACATTCCACACGACCTTGGGAAGCCACTCCCATGCTTTGAGATGCTAATTTCTCCCCAGGGAAATAAAGCGGGCCCTGCAGTTTGTCTGATACACTTCTTGAACTGCAGGAGAGGTGGCGTACCCAATTTGGAATCTTTGTGTGATTCTATGTGTGCATCTCTCTTGGGTTGAGGGGCACTGActttttctgcctctttcctttttggttctctttctctggggTGCTCTGGTCTCTTTTTCAGTTCTAGGTTTCTGTCCCTCTCATTCTGAGTGCCTGACACCCGCCCCCTTGGGTCTGTCTTCCCCTCTCTCAggatcttttttccctctttggatttccctttctctctctagGTCTCTATATCTCCCCAGCTCTCTATCCCCCTCCTCTGGGTTTCTATCCCCCAATCAGGTCTGAACAGAGTACAGTTTCCACCCCTTttcccttcccttgtggctctgatCTCCATGCCTGGAAGCAAAACTCAAGCAGAAGACAGATAGAGAAGGGGTTGGTTTGAATGGCAAAACAAGGCAGGTGTATGGTAAACAGAAGGGGTAGCTACATCTTGCTAGTTCACCCAGAAGCCCTCCATATGACCAACTGAATCTACAGATACAGAACCTAGCTCTGCTCCCTCTTATAGTGATGACACTGAGCAAACCAGTTCAGTTGGTCTCCTAGAGTCCACACACTACATTTGCTCCTTGACACATGATTACTTCCTAGTGTTATTATCCCTAGGGCCACTAAATGCAAGCAAACCAACATGGCCCTAGAGACCTCATACATACATTGCAACTCAACCCATTCCTACAGGACTCAGCGAACACATCTTGATGTAACTCAGCTCAGTTTTACGACCCAAGTGAACCAGCCCTACAAGACTCACATGATTATACAACTCATTACAATCCAACTTAATGTTGCCCCAGAAAACTTCTAGCCACATAACGCTATGCAATTCAACATGACAGAACCCTGAAACACTCGTACACACTTACATTCCAACCCAACTTGACCTCATATGACCTAGAAAGCTCACATTCTATCACTTGACTCCGTGTGTCTACATGGCTCACAAGTTCACAGAACCTAAAATAACATGGCCCTAGGAGAATCACAAAGCCACTCAGTTTCCAATGTCTCAACTCAACTCCACAACACCATGCATGAACACACAATCAGTCCCAACAGTGCCATGGGTGACCACCTTACTTGATCCAACATGGCCCCAGGGGACTCATAAAACCACAGAACCCTGCACAATGCTGTTGGACAAGACTCCCAACCCAACCCAACCCAACATGGAACCAAGAAACTCACAAAACTATGTGACCAAACCTATCTCAACACTACCCCAAAAGGTTCCACAAGCATTGCACAACCCAGTGCAGTACAAACCAATGGAACCTCCATCTCAACTCAGTATAACCCATTGCCATTCACTGTCACCTCAGGAGGTACCCACAGGAGCTACCAATCCACAATTCAAGACCCAATAAGACTTAGTGTTCCCCAGTTCATTACCACTTAACTTAGTTCATCCTAGAAACAACACCCTCCCCCCaactttcccctcctcccttcccgcCCTCCCTCCAAGGAAATGTGAGGTCCTTCAGACCTCAACTGTCCCTCACACTTCGGTGACCATGTGTTTCCCAGGGGGGGCCCAGAGTGGAGGTGGCAGCTCAGACACCTCTCGATCCACCAAGCCCCCATTGACCTTGCCCTCCAGGGGGCCACAGGGCTGCGTGTCCACATGGCTGTACATCCCAGCCTCTTCGTCATCTGTCTCCCGGTGGTAAAAGTAGCTGAAGTTGGAGACAATGACCGGCACAGGTAGGGAAATGGTCAGCACGCCGGCGATGGCGCACAGAGAGCCCACTATCTTGCCACCCACAGTGACGGGTGCCATGTCTCCATAGCCAACTGTGGTCATAGTGACCACCGCCCACCAGAAGGATTCAGGGATGCTGGTGAAATGGGAGTCTGCCCGATCCACCTCGGCAAAGTAGACTGCGCTGGAGAAGAGGACCACACcaatgaagaggaagaagatgagAAGGCCGAGCTCGCGCATGGAGGCCCTTAAGGTCTGGCCCAAGATCTGCAGGCCCTTTGAGTGCCTGGAGAGCTTGAAGATGCGGAAGACACGTACCAGTCGGATGACTCGCAGGATGGCCAGTGACATGGCTGGCTGGCCCACTCCCCGCTGCCGGGCCAGCTCGGTACCCAGTGCCACAAAGTAGGGCAGGATGGCCACGAAATCGATGAGGTTCATCACATTCTTGAAGAAGGCTGTCTTGCTTGGGCAGGTCACCAGGCGCACTAGCAGCTCAAAGGAGAACCAACAGATGCACAGAGTCTCCACCACAAAGAACGGGTCATCGAAGGGCAAGCGAGGCGGGGGTCCAGGCACTGGGCTGGAGCCGTTCAGCCGAGCCGGGAACTGCAGGGAGGAAGGGATTCAGGAAGGACCACGCCAGGGCTGGGACACACTGGGACAGCCATATTTGCGGGTTAAATATTCAACTACTTCTTTACAAATTGGCCAATAGCCGCTGTCTCCAGAACCCCGCTGACCCAATGGCAGAACCTTCCTTCCAGGACCCCAGGGATCATCCCTGTAAGGCTGACTTTATGATCCCTGATTCTTCACTGGCAGGGTCTCCTGAAACGATGCTTAGAGTGGAGCTCAACCTTGTCCCTTCCGAAATCCCGCCCCCAGCGTTGAATTTCCAGATAGGGAGGGTCCCAGCCCTGGCCTCATTCCCTTATGCCCTGCCCTCCCCAAACCCAGCCCAGACCGTGATGGTTAAAGACCTTGTCTTTAATGCCAAAACCCGGGCTCCTCCTCTCACTAACCTCAGTTCACCTTTCTTCACGATGGAGGCCTCTTACCCCAGCCCTCAGGCCCCACCCCTCTTATCTCCATCTCTCTAGGTGGCTTTCTTCAGATCCCAGACCTCAGTGCCTCCAGTCCATCCTTCCCATTGGTTACTGCCAGTCACACAGACGCCGATCTTTCAGTTTCTCCTTACCCCTCAGTTTTGATTTCTTAATAaacctttcctcctgcccccca from Muntiacus reevesi chromosome 2, mMunRee1.1, whole genome shotgun sequence harbors:
- the NTF4 gene encoding neurotrophin-4; protein product: MLPHPSGSLPILLLFLLPSVPMEPHPPPSPLPPFPAPEWDLLSPRVALSRGTPTGPPLLFLLESGAFGEPAGSPANRSRRGVSETAPASRRGELAVCDAVSGWVTDRRTAVDLRGREVEVLGEVPAAGGSPLRQYFFETRCKAASAGEGGPGGGGGGCRGVDRRHWVSECKAKQSYVRALTTDAQGRVGWRWIRIDTACVCTLLSRTGRA
- the KCNA7 gene encoding potassium voltage-gated channel subfamily A member 7, yielding MEPGCPPPCGCCERVVLNVAGLRFETRARTLGRFPDTLLGDPVRRSRFYDGARREYFFDRHRPSFDAVLYYYQSGGRLRRPAHVPLDIFLEEVAFYGLGGAALARLREDEGCPLPTERPLPRHAFARQLWLLFEFPESSQAARVLAVVSVLVILVSIVVFCLETLPDFRDDRDNPGLAAVAAAGPFPARLNGSSPVPGPPPRLPFDDPFFVVETLCICWFSFELLVRLVTCPSKTAFFKNVMNLIDFVAILPYFVALGTELARQRGVGQPAMSLAILRVIRLVRVFRIFKLSRHSKGLQILGQTLRASMRELGLLIFFLFIGVVLFSSAVYFAEVDRADSHFTSIPESFWWAVVTMTTVGYGDMAPVTVGGKIVGSLCAIAGVLTISLPVPVIVSNFSYFYHRETDDEEAGMYSHVDTQPCGPLEGKVNGGLVDREVSELPPPLWAPPGKHMVTEV